One window from the genome of Jeotgalibaca sp. MA1X17-3 encodes:
- a CDS encoding valine--tRNA ligase: MTKAEEMSTKYQPKEVEQGKYKKWVEEKLFQPSGDKNAKPYSIVIPPPNVTGRLHLGHAWDVTLQDILIRQKRMQGYDTLWLPGMDHAGIATQAKVEAKLAEEGISRHDMGREAFVDQVWEWKEDYAQIIRNQWEKMGISVDYDRERFTLDDGLSDAVRKVFVTLYEKGYIYRGAYLINWDPKARTALSDIEVIHKDVKGAFYHFRYPLADGSGHVELATTRPETMLGDTAVAVHPDDERYTDLIGKSILLPLMNREIPIIADDYVDREFGTGVVKITPAHDPNDFEVGLRHSLPQINVMNDDATMNENAGTYEGLNRFDARKAVVRDMEKEGLLIKVEEIIHSVGHSERTDVPVEPLISTQWFVKMKPMAQEAMENQATENKVSFYPDRFEGTFMRWMENIHDWVISRQLWWGHQIPAWYHKETGEIYVGLEDPKDIENWVQDPDVLDTWFSSALWPFSTMGWPNEEDPDFKRYFPTSTLVTGYDIISFWVSRMMFQSLEFTGERPFENVLIHGLIRDEEGRKMSKSLGNGIDPMDVVEQYGADALRWFLANGSSPGQDVRFSYDRMDASWNFINKIWNASRYVLLNLDGLEYKDIDITGEKTTADKWILSSLNRTIGKVTDLFEKFEFGEAGRILYHFIWDEYCDWYIEMTKEVLQGEDEAAKHTARSILAHVLDNILRLLHPVMPFVTEEIWQNVPHQGDSIVTAAYPTVQEELLDSDVEGAMEQLIALIREVRNIRNEMNTPLSKPVPMQINAIDERTNQIFHENEAYITRFCNPSELEIGRNLEPAPDAVTGVFTGGEVRMPLAGLIKMEDEIKRMEAEKEKLQKEVDRVVKKLANGKFVDKAPEAVVEGERQKEKEYREQLKIVEDRIEFLKTQL; the protein is encoded by the coding sequence ATGACAAAAGCAGAAGAAATGTCCACTAAATATCAACCAAAAGAAGTGGAACAAGGGAAATATAAAAAATGGGTAGAGGAGAAACTTTTTCAACCAAGTGGAGATAAAAATGCAAAACCCTACTCCATTGTAATTCCACCTCCCAACGTGACAGGTCGTCTTCACTTAGGACATGCATGGGATGTTACCTTACAAGATATATTGATTCGTCAAAAAAGAATGCAAGGATATGACACTCTTTGGTTGCCAGGAATGGATCATGCCGGGATTGCTACGCAAGCAAAAGTAGAAGCAAAACTTGCTGAAGAGGGTATTTCTAGACATGATATGGGGCGAGAAGCTTTTGTAGATCAAGTTTGGGAATGGAAAGAAGACTATGCTCAAATCATTCGTAACCAGTGGGAAAAAATGGGAATTTCTGTTGATTACGACAGAGAACGATTTACTTTGGATGATGGTTTATCAGATGCAGTCCGCAAAGTATTCGTAACTTTATATGAAAAAGGCTATATCTATCGTGGTGCTTACTTAATCAATTGGGATCCAAAAGCGAGAACAGCCTTATCTGATATTGAAGTGATTCATAAAGATGTAAAGGGAGCATTTTATCATTTCCGTTATCCTCTTGCAGATGGATCAGGACATGTAGAATTAGCTACGACGCGTCCAGAAACAATGCTCGGAGATACAGCAGTAGCGGTTCATCCTGATGATGAACGATATACCGATTTAATTGGAAAGAGTATCTTATTACCATTAATGAATCGAGAAATCCCTATTATTGCGGATGATTATGTTGATCGTGAGTTCGGTACGGGTGTTGTAAAAATTACACCAGCCCATGATCCAAATGACTTTGAAGTAGGTTTACGCCATTCGCTTCCACAGATTAATGTAATGAATGATGATGCTACAATGAATGAGAATGCAGGTACATACGAAGGGCTAAACCGCTTTGATGCTAGAAAAGCAGTTGTACGTGATATGGAAAAAGAAGGTTTACTCATTAAAGTAGAAGAAATTATTCATAGTGTTGGACACTCGGAACGTACAGATGTGCCTGTTGAACCACTAATTTCTACCCAATGGTTTGTAAAAATGAAACCGATGGCGCAAGAAGCTATGGAAAATCAAGCAACTGAAAATAAAGTTAGTTTTTATCCGGACCGATTTGAAGGAACGTTCATGAGATGGATGGAAAATATCCATGACTGGGTTATTTCTAGACAACTATGGTGGGGACATCAAATACCAGCGTGGTATCACAAAGAAACAGGTGAAATTTACGTAGGATTAGAAGATCCTAAAGATATTGAAAATTGGGTTCAAGATCCGGATGTATTGGATACGTGGTTTAGTTCTGCACTTTGGCCTTTTTCTACAATGGGGTGGCCAAATGAAGAAGATCCAGATTTCAAACGATATTTCCCTACGAGCACACTCGTAACCGGATATGACATTATTTCATTCTGGGTAAGTCGAATGATGTTCCAATCTTTAGAGTTTACAGGAGAACGTCCTTTTGAAAATGTACTGATTCACGGATTGATTCGTGATGAAGAAGGACGCAAAATGAGTAAATCTTTGGGGAATGGAATCGATCCAATGGATGTTGTAGAACAATACGGTGCAGATGCTTTGCGTTGGTTCTTGGCTAATGGATCTTCACCTGGGCAAGATGTTCGTTTTAGTTATGATCGTATGGATGCATCTTGGAATTTTATCAATAAAATTTGGAATGCTAGTCGCTATGTGTTGCTCAATTTAGATGGCTTAGAATATAAAGACATCGATATTACAGGAGAAAAAACAACTGCAGATAAATGGATTCTTTCTAGTTTGAATAGAACTATTGGAAAAGTTACCGATTTATTTGAGAAGTTTGAATTTGGTGAAGCAGGGCGAATTTTGTATCACTTTATCTGGGATGAATATTGTGATTGGTATATTGAGATGACGAAAGAAGTGTTACAAGGAGAAGATGAAGCTGCAAAACACACAGCTCGTAGTATTCTCGCACATGTTTTAGATAACATCTTACGTCTTTTACATCCTGTTATGCCATTCGTAACAGAAGAAATTTGGCAAAATGTCCCTCATCAAGGAGATTCTATTGTGACAGCAGCGTATCCTACTGTACAAGAAGAATTATTAGATTCTGATGTAGAAGGTGCAATGGAGCAATTGATTGCTCTTATTCGAGAAGTTCGAAACATTCGTAATGAAATGAATACACCACTTTCGAAACCAGTTCCGATGCAGATCAATGCAATTGATGAAAGGACTAATCAAATTTTCCATGAAAACGAAGCATATATTACTCGTTTTTGTAATCCTTCTGAGTTAGAAATCGGAAGAAATCTGGAACCAGCACCGGATGCTGTTACAGGTGTATTTACAGGTGGAGAAGTTCGTATGCCGCTTGCTGGGTTAATCAAGATGGAAGATGAAATTAAGCGTATGGAAGCCGAAAAAGAGAAGCTTCAAAAAGAAGTAGATCGAGTAGTTAAAAAATTAGCAAATGGCAAATTTGTGGATAAAGCTCCTGAAGCAGTTGTTGAAGGAGAACGCCAAAAAGAAAAAGAGTACCGCGAACAATTAAAAATTGTTGAAGATCGTATTGAGTTTTTAAAGACCCAATTATAA
- the tpx gene encoding thiol peroxidase, which translates to MQVTFKGKPMEVEGTQPQVGEKTPHFSVKDVMDKEITDQNLRGEVFILSIFPDINTSVCAVQTTNFNEKVSAIEGVKLISISKNTKQELNDWCSAKGIKMEMVPDTEGSFGKAFGLNIPQMDKLARSVFVISQDGLVGYKEILSEITDEPNYDAAIDAAKGLL; encoded by the coding sequence ATGCAAGTAACATTCAAAGGAAAACCAATGGAAGTAGAAGGTACGCAACCACAGGTAGGTGAAAAAACACCTCATTTTTCAGTGAAAGATGTGATGGACAAAGAAATAACAGACCAAAATCTTCGTGGTGAAGTTTTTATTTTAAGTATCTTTCCTGACATCAATACAAGTGTATGTGCAGTACAAACAACAAATTTTAACGAAAAAGTTTCTGCTATTGAAGGTGTAAAACTAATCTCTATATCTAAAAATACAAAACAAGAATTAAATGACTGGTGTTCCGCTAAAGGAATTAAAATGGAAATGGTACCAGATACAGAAGGTAGTTTTGGAAAAGCATTTGGATTAAACATACCTCAAATGGACAAACTAGCTCGCAGTGTGTTTGTAATTAGTCAAGATGGATTAGTCGGGTATAAAGAAATTCTAAGTGAAATTACTGATGAGCCAAATTATGATGCAGCAATTGATGCAGCAAAAGGTTTACTGTAG
- the thiI gene encoding tRNA uracil 4-sulfurtransferase ThiI, whose protein sequence is METMIQIRFGELSTKGKNKKRFINQLSKNIHIALYDFPSIVIKESLDHIFIELNGAPEDIIIEKLKMIFGIQSFSPIYVIPKQYDSLAKAVIAVIEEEETAGKTFKIDTRRSDHFYEWNTNDLNSKLGALVLEQLPDLKVKMKQPDLSIRVDVKEKNFLLSTKKYMGAGGLPVGTSGKGVLMLSGGIDSPVAGYLAMKRGVRIVAVHFSSPPYTSPQSLQKTKDLAAKLTNFGGVITHIEVPFSEIQEEIKTAIPEGYTMTITRRMMLRITDAIRDNWSALAVFTGESLGQVASQTMESIQVINEVTNTPIIRPVATMDKLEIIEIAKKIDTFELSIQPFEDCCTIFAPKSPKTKPHLDKVKRYEGKLDMDGLIERALENLTVTKIRSEKEYSDLKQKSVLDLL, encoded by the coding sequence ATGGAAACAATGATACAGATTCGTTTTGGAGAATTATCAACCAAAGGGAAAAATAAAAAACGATTTATTAATCAGTTGTCAAAAAATATTCATATCGCTTTATATGACTTTCCTTCTATTGTTATAAAAGAAAGTTTGGATCATATTTTTATAGAGCTGAACGGTGCTCCTGAAGATATTATTATAGAGAAGCTGAAGATGATTTTTGGAATTCAGAGTTTTTCACCCATTTATGTGATTCCAAAACAATATGACTCTTTAGCAAAAGCTGTGATTGCTGTGATTGAAGAGGAAGAGACAGCAGGGAAAACATTTAAAATTGATACAAGAAGATCAGATCATTTTTACGAATGGAATACAAATGACTTAAACTCAAAATTAGGTGCCTTAGTTTTAGAACAGCTACCAGATTTAAAAGTGAAGATGAAGCAACCAGACCTTTCTATACGAGTAGATGTTAAAGAAAAAAACTTCCTCCTTAGTACAAAAAAATATATGGGAGCAGGGGGACTTCCGGTAGGTACAAGTGGTAAAGGCGTTTTAATGCTTTCAGGTGGAATTGATTCCCCTGTTGCAGGATATTTAGCAATGAAGCGCGGTGTTCGTATTGTTGCTGTTCATTTCTCGAGTCCTCCTTATACCAGTCCTCAATCCTTACAAAAAACAAAAGATTTAGCAGCAAAACTCACTAATTTTGGTGGGGTAATTACTCATATTGAAGTTCCTTTTTCGGAAATTCAAGAGGAAATTAAAACAGCAATTCCAGAAGGGTACACGATGACGATTACTCGTCGCATGATGTTGCGCATTACAGATGCAATTAGAGATAATTGGAGCGCATTAGCTGTCTTTACAGGGGAAAGTCTAGGTCAAGTGGCTTCCCAAACAATGGAAAGTATTCAAGTAATTAATGAAGTTACAAATACACCAATCATACGTCCAGTAGCCACGATGGATAAATTAGAAATTATTGAAATCGCAAAAAAAATTGATACGTTTGAACTATCTATCCAGCCTTTCGAAGATTGTTGTACCATTTTTGCTCCCAAATCACCTAAAACTAAGCCACATCTAGATAAAGTGAAAAGATATGAGGGGAAATTAGATATGGACGGGTTAATAGAGAGAGCTCTAGAGAATCTTACCGTTACAAAAATTCGTTCTGAAAAAGAATATAGTGATTTAAAACAAAAATCTGTCCTAGACTTATTGTAA
- a CDS encoding cysteine desulfurase family protein, protein MVYFDNSATTKMFPESLETFLKVNQSYFGNPSSLHAYGAAADELLSESRKQVANLLKVSSREIFFTSGGTEGNNWVIKGTALIKYRVGKHIITSSVEHSSVSKSLKQLENFGFEVTYLPVNSEGKISLEELQDAIRKDTILVSIMSVNNEVGTIQPIEEVAELLTHYPTIHFHVDAVQAISGLENISIHPRIDFFVLSAHKFNGPKGVGILYKKNGKQIASLLTGGDQEFGERSTTENVGGIAATAKSLRITMNQKEESVIHTEKLKNYIRSFLKEYEDVNIYSPLDGASHILCFAMKGVRGEVLVHALEKENIYISTTSACASKKASSSSTLHSMGIPTQWSQCAVRLSFSFENTMEEAQQFVNVFKDLHTKFQKIQ, encoded by the coding sequence ATGGTATATTTTGATAATAGTGCTACCACTAAAATGTTTCCAGAATCTTTGGAAACATTTTTAAAAGTTAATCAATCATATTTTGGAAACCCATCTAGCTTACATGCTTACGGTGCTGCCGCAGATGAACTATTATCTGAATCACGTAAACAAGTTGCAAACTTGTTAAAAGTATCTTCAAGAGAAATCTTTTTTACAAGTGGGGGAACTGAAGGGAATAACTGGGTAATAAAAGGGACTGCTTTAATAAAGTACAGAGTAGGAAAACACATCATCACTTCAAGTGTAGAACATTCATCTGTTTCAAAGTCATTGAAGCAACTTGAAAATTTTGGTTTTGAAGTAACCTATCTACCTGTTAATAGTGAGGGAAAGATATCACTTGAAGAACTACAAGATGCTATCCGAAAGGATACAATCTTAGTTTCCATCATGTCGGTGAATAATGAAGTAGGAACGATCCAACCAATTGAAGAAGTAGCTGAATTATTAACACACTATCCCACTATTCATTTTCATGTAGATGCTGTTCAAGCGATAAGTGGATTAGAAAATATTTCCATTCATCCTCGAATAGATTTCTTTGTCCTTTCAGCACATAAATTTAATGGGCCTAAAGGAGTCGGAATTCTTTATAAAAAAAATGGCAAACAGATTGCTTCACTTTTAACTGGTGGAGATCAGGAATTTGGAGAAAGAAGCACGACAGAAAATGTGGGTGGAATTGCTGCAACTGCGAAATCGTTACGAATAACGATGAATCAAAAAGAAGAGTCAGTTATTCATACAGAAAAATTAAAGAACTATATTCGTTCTTTTTTAAAAGAGTACGAGGATGTAAACATTTATAGTCCTTTAGATGGTGCTTCTCACATTCTTTGCTTTGCCATGAAGGGAGTACGAGGGGAAGTTCTGGTACATGCTCTAGAAAAAGAAAATATTTATATATCTACAACAAGTGCTTGTGCTAGTAAAAAAGCAAGTTCTTCAAGTACGTTGCATTCTATGGGTATTCCTACTCAGTGGTCACAATGTGCGGTTCGTCTCAGTTTCTCATTTGAAAACACAATGGAAGAAGCACAACAGTTTGTGAATGTTTTTAAAGATTTACACACTAAATTTCAAAAAATTCAATGA
- a CDS encoding septation ring formation regulator EzrA, which translates to MDLIYWLMLIFIIVLIGYGTVFYLNRRQANRIKEVNHMKQKMMLIPVADNLYTLKNLNLTGQTKRTYESWQATWQTITRFQYPEIEASLERAQQYIQQMNFVKAKQAIDDGEKLIEETHVSVEKVNAALEGLLESARQNREELEAIHERYNKIRKKLLAHSFIFGPAIETLEKNLNYLELDFSKFNSLTNEGDHMEAKEILDRIEQDLTAMESVVEKIPELNSKIKEEYEEQLEDIREGYERLLADQYVFDKVNVPNRIKDVEGILHQAKESISHADINEAQKKMDKAEREIETIYDVLEEEMIAKDFVDRHQANLSRKMDHVLQSNRYVLLEIDRVSQNFFLNKNELARAGSFEEQLLKENETLRFYEKKLADHRVSYTAAKEYYEKIGQRLNEIDKEQSDLVSNLSKLRNREKQAREAIDYFEIDIRDMKRVLEKQHLPGLPKVYLDLFFVVSDRIEEVSSKLNRVKIDMEEVERLMKMCEEDIDMLGSRTEEILDDANLTESYIQYANRFRNDVPEVEKAVRASLHYFNEEFDYEKAKKTIQTALEKEEPGASRKVEESYLEEKKRASY; encoded by the coding sequence ATGGACTTAATTTATTGGTTGATGTTAATTTTTATCATTGTTTTAATTGGATACGGAACGGTCTTCTATCTCAATCGCCGACAAGCGAATAGGATTAAAGAAGTGAATCATATGAAGCAAAAAATGATGTTAATTCCTGTTGCAGATAACCTGTATACGTTGAAAAATTTAAATTTAACAGGTCAAACAAAGCGAACCTATGAGAGTTGGCAAGCTACTTGGCAGACGATTACCCGGTTTCAATACCCAGAAATCGAGGCTTCATTGGAACGTGCACAGCAATATATTCAACAAATGAATTTTGTGAAAGCCAAACAAGCGATTGATGATGGTGAAAAATTAATAGAGGAAACACATGTAAGTGTAGAAAAAGTGAATGCTGCTTTAGAAGGTTTACTTGAAAGTGCAAGGCAAAATAGGGAAGAACTAGAAGCCATACATGAACGTTACAATAAAATCAGAAAAAAACTTCTGGCTCATAGTTTTATTTTTGGTCCAGCTATCGAAACATTGGAAAAGAATTTGAATTATCTAGAACTTGATTTCTCGAAATTTAATTCTCTAACTAATGAAGGCGATCATATGGAAGCAAAAGAAATTCTAGATCGTATTGAACAAGATTTGACGGCAATGGAAAGTGTTGTTGAAAAGATTCCCGAATTAAATAGTAAAATAAAAGAAGAATATGAAGAGCAATTAGAAGATATTAGAGAAGGCTACGAACGTTTGCTTGCAGATCAATATGTATTTGATAAAGTGAATGTTCCAAATCGTATCAAGGATGTAGAAGGAATTCTACACCAAGCGAAAGAATCTATTTCTCATGCAGATATCAATGAAGCACAAAAGAAAATGGATAAAGCTGAAAGGGAAATTGAGACCATTTATGATGTGCTCGAAGAAGAAATGATCGCAAAAGACTTCGTCGATCGTCATCAAGCAAACCTTTCTCGTAAGATGGACCATGTGCTTCAAAGTAATCGGTATGTTTTATTAGAAATTGACCGAGTTTCACAAAACTTTTTCTTAAATAAAAATGAATTAGCTCGTGCTGGGAGCTTTGAAGAACAGTTATTGAAAGAAAATGAAACACTTCGTTTCTATGAAAAAAAACTTGCTGATCATCGAGTTTCATATACAGCTGCAAAAGAGTACTATGAAAAGATTGGACAGAGATTAAACGAAATTGATAAAGAACAATCTGATTTGGTTTCTAACCTTAGTAAATTACGCAATCGAGAAAAACAAGCACGCGAAGCAATCGATTATTTTGAAATTGATATAAGAGATATGAAACGTGTCTTAGAAAAGCAACATCTTCCTGGACTACCAAAAGTATACTTAGATTTATTTTTTGTTGTTTCAGATCGAATCGAAGAAGTCTCTTCCAAATTAAATCGTGTAAAAATTGATATGGAAGAAGTAGAACGTCTTATGAAAATGTGTGAGGAAGATATTGATATGCTTGGCTCTCGTACAGAAGAAATTTTGGATGATGCCAATTTAACAGAAAGCTATATCCAATATGCAAATCGTTTTAGAAATGATGTTCCAGAAGTAGAGAAAGCCGTTCGTGCATCCTTACATTATTTTAATGAAGAATTTGATTATGAAAAAGCTAAAAAAACAATTCAAACAGCTTTAGAAAAAGAGGAGCCAGGTGCTTCCCGTAAAGTTGAAGAATCATATTTAGAGGAAAAGAAACGCGCTTCTTACTAG
- the rpsD gene encoding 30S ribosomal protein S4 has product MSRYTGPSWKVSRRLGISLSGTGKEIERRPYAPGQHGANTRRKMSEYGMQLQEKQKLRHMYGLNERQFATLFKRAGKAKEGKQGENFMILLERRLDNVVYRLGLATTRRQSRQLVTHGHITVDGKRVDIASFQVSVGQVIGVREKSKDMAIIRTAADSLFGRPDFITFDTEKLEGSLTRLPAREELSAEIDESYIVEYYNKLG; this is encoded by the coding sequence ATGTCACGTTATACAGGACCAAGCTGGAAAGTATCCCGTCGTTTAGGAATTTCATTGTCTGGCACAGGGAAAGAAATCGAACGTCGTCCATACGCACCTGGACAACACGGTGCTAACACTCGTAGAAAAATGTCTGAATATGGAATGCAATTGCAAGAAAAACAAAAATTGCGTCATATGTACGGCTTGAATGAGCGTCAATTCGCAACTCTATTCAAAAGAGCTGGTAAAGCTAAAGAAGGTAAACAAGGTGAGAACTTCATGATCTTACTAGAACGTCGTTTAGACAACGTTGTTTATCGTTTAGGCTTGGCTACTACTCGTCGTCAATCTCGTCAATTAGTGACTCATGGTCATATTACTGTTGATGGAAAACGTGTAGATATTGCTTCTTTCCAAGTTTCTGTAGGTCAAGTTATCGGAGTTCGTGAAAAATCAAAAGATATGGCAATTATTCGTACTGCTGCTGATTCTTTGTTTGGACGTCCTGATTTCATTACCTTTGATACAGAAAAACTAGAAGGTTCATTAACTCGTCTGCCTGCTCGTGAAGAGCTATCTGCAGAAATCGATGAGTCTTACATCGTTGAGTACTACAACAAATTAGGTTAA
- a CDS encoding cysteine hydrolase family protein, with amino-acid sequence MRAFLTIDYTYDFVATDGKLTTGEPGQAIEDKMVSLTKEFIEKGDYVIFAIDCHDPNDSYHPENKLFPAHNVEGTTGRSLYGELEPLYEKHKDKETVYWIDKRHYSAFSGTDLDIRLRERNIEEVHITGVCTDICVLHTAIDAYNLGYKIVVHEDAVASFDSVGHKWALGHFKSTLGAQVI; translated from the coding sequence ATGAGAGCTTTTTTAACAATTGATTATACGTATGATTTTGTAGCAACGGATGGAAAACTAACAACAGGAGAACCGGGTCAAGCGATTGAAGATAAAATGGTTTCACTGACAAAAGAGTTTATTGAAAAAGGAGACTATGTCATTTTTGCGATTGATTGTCATGATCCAAACGATTCGTATCATCCAGAAAATAAATTGTTTCCTGCTCATAATGTTGAAGGGACCACTGGACGTTCTTTATATGGTGAGTTAGAGCCACTTTATGAAAAGCATAAAGACAAAGAAACTGTTTACTGGATAGATAAGCGTCACTACTCTGCTTTTAGTGGAACCGATTTAGATATTCGTTTAAGAGAAAGAAACATAGAAGAGGTTCATATAACCGGAGTATGTACAGATATTTGTGTGCTTCATACGGCAATTGATGCCTATAATTTAGGGTATAAAATTGTCGTCCATGAAGATGCAGTTGCTAGTTTTGACTCTGTTGGACATAAATGGGCGTTAGGACACTTCAAAAGTACACTAGGTGCTCAGGTTATTTAA
- a CDS encoding 5'-methylthioadenosine/adenosylhomocysteine nucleosidase produces MIGIIGAMEEEMNVLLSYMEHRVDQKVHHLSYTTGEIYGIEVVLAQSGIGKVNSSLATAFMIDRYQPELIINTGSAGGLKKGLQIGDVLVSDAVAYHDVDATAFGYVKGQVPQMPAQYLSEERYVDEIIDAAHSVGLHPLKGLIVSSDSFIASKEDVSTIKEDFPEAGATEMEGASIAQTCYVMDTPFVVIRAISDSADEEASISFDEFIITAGKKSAEMVLAFLANHHEKG; encoded by the coding sequence ATGATTGGAATTATTGGAGCAATGGAAGAGGAAATGAATGTTTTATTAAGTTATATGGAACATCGAGTAGATCAGAAGGTTCATCATTTGAGTTATACAACGGGTGAAATTTATGGAATAGAAGTAGTGTTGGCACAATCTGGAATTGGAAAAGTAAATTCTTCATTAGCTACTGCATTCATGATTGATCGCTATCAACCCGAATTAATCATCAATACAGGTTCAGCAGGTGGATTGAAAAAAGGATTACAAATAGGTGATGTTTTAGTTTCTGATGCAGTCGCCTATCACGATGTGGATGCTACGGCTTTTGGATACGTGAAAGGACAGGTACCACAAATGCCTGCTCAGTACCTAAGTGAAGAACGGTATGTAGATGAGATTATCGATGCTGCTCATTCTGTAGGACTTCATCCCTTAAAAGGACTCATTGTTTCTAGTGATTCATTTATAGCTTCGAAAGAAGATGTATCAACGATTAAAGAAGATTTCCCCGAAGCAGGTGCAACTGAAATGGAAGGGGCGTCGATTGCACAAACTTGTTATGTGATGGATACTCCTTTCGTTGTTATAAGAGCTATTTCAGATAGTGCAGATGAAGAAGCATCTATCTCTTTTGATGAATTTATTATTACTGCAGGAAAAAAATCAGCTGAAATGGTACTAGCGTTTTTAGCTAATCACCATGAAAAAGGATAG
- a CDS encoding NUDIX domain-containing protein, giving the protein MEFEEKTLSKEVIFDGRLIHLEREEVLLPNGKTSIREIIRHPGAIAMIPFTMDGKMVFVRQFRKPLNRTVVEIPAGKLEKSDIDPLTAAKRELEEETHYRADRWEEITTMYPTPAYVDEKFILYLVEGLSKVENPLPGDEDEFIEVLECTYEEAMALKASGEICDAKTLYALLYWQLKNLEKG; this is encoded by the coding sequence ATGGAATTTGAAGAAAAAACGTTGAGTAAAGAAGTTATATTTGATGGAAGACTGATTCATTTAGAACGAGAAGAGGTTTTACTTCCCAATGGAAAAACATCGATTCGAGAAATAATTCGACATCCTGGAGCGATTGCAATGATTCCTTTTACTATGGATGGAAAAATGGTCTTCGTTCGTCAATTTAGAAAGCCGCTTAATCGAACCGTCGTAGAAATTCCTGCTGGGAAATTAGAAAAATCAGATATAGATCCTTTGACAGCTGCAAAAAGAGAGTTAGAGGAAGAAACTCATTACCGTGCGGATCGATGGGAAGAAATCACTACCATGTACCCAACACCAGCATATGTAGATGAAAAGTTCATCTTATATCTAGTGGAAGGTCTTTCAAAGGTCGAAAATCCTTTACCAGGGGACGAAGATGAATTTATCGAAGTATTGGAATGTACATATGAAGAAGCAATGGCGTTAAAGGCTTCTGGTGAGATTTGTGATGCAAAAACGCTATATGCACTTTTGTATTGGCAGCTTAAAAATTTAGAAAAAGGATAG
- a CDS encoding 5-bromo-4-chloroindolyl phosphate hydrolysis family protein — protein sequence MLNNAKEMLKYTFSSAACLICLAVLFFMFGIDFATSLILTVLLGAFLYYRSGNDKRTSSRSTYSRKKSTSLNRVSSEKEAFYQSKGLTKEEMNTFRNAMQEAREQIYNIEENINSRSKLKAIMTRNNTLNILKDFFKNIADQPERLHEVNHFLYTHLPNLKELTQQYIQIDGHVAKSKETYDFLNKSSSTIDHMCQIIRKDYITFMSNDLENMDVEIELANHVLKRDHEDTTVSEPSEKEI from the coding sequence ATGCTAAATAACGCAAAAGAAATGTTAAAATATACTTTTTCCAGTGCAGCCTGCTTAATTTGTCTTGCCGTACTCTTTTTCATGTTCGGAATTGACTTTGCGACTTCCCTAATATTAACGGTTTTATTAGGCGCGTTCTTATACTATCGTTCTGGAAATGACAAAAGAACATCAAGTCGTTCAACTTATTCTCGTAAAAAATCAACTTCTCTAAATCGTGTTTCATCTGAAAAAGAAGCTTTTTATCAGTCAAAAGGTCTTACTAAAGAGGAAATGAATACGTTTCGCAATGCTATGCAAGAAGCACGAGAACAGATTTACAATATTGAAGAAAATATCAATAGCCGTTCTAAATTAAAAGCTATTATGACCCGTAATAATACTTTAAATATCTTAAAAGATTTTTTTAAGAATATTGCAGATCAACCAGAACGGCTTCATGAAGTAAATCATTTCCTTTATACTCATTTACCAAATTTGAAAGAACTCACTCAACAATATATACAAATTGATGGACACGTAGCAAAGTCGAAGGAAACATATGATTTTCTAAATAAAAGTTCCTCTACTATTGATCATATGTGTCAAATAATCAGAAAAGACTATATAACGTTTATGTCTAATGACTTGGAAAATATGGATGTAGAAATAGAACTTGCCAACCATGTATTGAAAAGAGATCATGAGGATACAACGGTTAGTGAGCCTTCAGAAAAAGAAATATAG